A part of Pungitius pungitius chromosome 15, fPunPun2.1, whole genome shotgun sequence genomic DNA contains:
- the dnaaf11 gene encoding dynein axonemal assembly factor 11: protein MVYITEELVRQRAEHNEGQIFSLEEVSLHQQDIERMEHIDRWCRDLRILYLQSNLISRIENVGRLKKLQYLNLALNNIEVIENLEGCESLQKLDLTVNFVGCLSSVESLQHNVLLTELFLTGNPCTQFEGYRHYVVAALPQLQWLDGTEISRTERLRASQRLEEVRRRVREQEEEHLRRRAKEKEEEMRKKGGEEKKPGSDGRWYTDIKAPAPEEDQEENQETEENPAPSDPEEEERLEKEFWHTPCAFTPESRLEMHRHLEEKKKAKEKQTQKKTAAPPRTLITAEGRVLNINEPKLDFSLSEDEENNSIVLTLQVYRHMDTSLMDVDVQPTYVRVKVKGKIFQVVLPAEVKPDSSTARRSQTTGHLVLSMPRADGEIKVMKSAPRWTPRRSISPRGRSRTEPERLEAEPSRRTHIDLANIVRRPGAQEGPLETPGTEPPTAAGHCGFSQGFMDDPDVPPLV from the exons ATGGTTTACA TCACAGAGGAGCTGGTCCGCCAGCGGGCCGAGCACAACGAGGGCCAGATCTTCTCCCTGGAGGAGGTTTCTCTGCACCAGCAGGACATCGAGAGGATGGAGCACATCGACAGGTGGTGCAGAGACCTGAGGATCCTCTACCTGCAGAGCAACCTCATCTCCAGGATCG AGAACGTCGGCCGCCTGAAGAAGCTGCAGTATTTGAACCTGGCCTTGAACAACATTGAAGTCATTGAAAACCTTGAAG GCTGCGAGAGCCTGCAGAAGTTGGACCTGACGGTGAACTTCGTGGGCTGCCTGAGCAGCGTTGAGTCCCTGCAGCACAACGTGCTCCTCACAGAGCTCTTCCTGACGGGGAACCCCTGCACTCAGTTTGAGGGCTACCGGCACTACGTGGTGGCCGCGCTGCCTCAGCTGCAG TGGCTGGACGGGACGGAGATCAGCCGGACGGAACGGCTTCGGGCCTCTCAGCggctggaggaggtgaggaggcgagtgagggagcaggaggaggagcacttGAGGAGGAGagccaaggagaaggaggaggagatgaggaagaaaGGAGGCGAGGAGAAGAAGCCGGGCTCCGACGGCCGCTGGTACACCGACATCAAGGC GCCAGCGCctgaggaggaccaggaggagaaccaggagacagaggagaaccCGGCACCCAGcgacccggaggaggaggagcggttGGAGAAGGAGTTCTGGCACACGCCGTGCGCATTCACGCCCGAGTCCCGCCTGGAAATGCACCGccacctggaggagaagaagaaggccaaGGAGAA GCAGACACAGAAGAAGACGGCGGCCCCCCCTCGGACGCTGATCACCGCTGAAGGACGAGTCCTAAACATCAACGAGCCGAA ACTGGACTTCAGTCTCTCTGAGGATGAAGAAAACAACTCCATCGTGTTGACCCTGCAAGTCTACAG acacatgGACACCTCCCTGATGGACGTAGATGTCCAGCCAACCTACGTCAGAGTCAAAGTCAAGGGAAAG ATATTTCAGGTGGTCCTGCCGGCCGAAGTGAAGCCCGACAGCTCGACGGCTCGGAGGTCCCAGACCACGGGTCACCTGGTCCTCAGCATGCCGCGG GCTGACGGTGAAATCAAAGTGATGAAGAGCGCCCCCCGCTGGACGCCACGCCGCAGCATCTCGCCCAGGGGCCGCAGCAG AACAGAACCCGAGAGGCTGGAGGCGGAGCCCAGCAGGCGCACGCACATCGACCTCGCCAACATCGTGCGGCGCCCCGGCGCCCAAGAAGGCCCGCTGGAAACGCCCGGTACGGAGCCACCCACCGCCGCCGGTCACTGCGGCTTCTCCCAGGGGTTCATGGACGACCCCGACGTGCCCCCCCTGGTGTAG
- the LOC119209039 gene encoding zinc finger protein 16-like produces the protein MTGYNAFHAHLTSIMEALTSAAVSEICELVEDSYAVLRVELRRSTADNAALRRKLQQMESAAARDHRRQLGGLRAPGGGDLPPERRGAEPMKVNLQRGGRAPRLEVTAQLTSAPKEVGLIKHLPLCFNCSTLSNIVYGRARRTERLSTYFSLAFFFSSRWRCISRRDSGVNAHGVCQNSFSNRSSSSGSLGPDMTGYNAFHAHLTSIMEALTSAAVSEICELVEDSYAVLRVELRRSAADNAALRRKLQQMESAAARDHRRQLGGLRAPGGGDLPPERRGAEPMKVNLQRGGRAPRLEVTAQLTSAPKEGSPSGATEKPEDQDVVLIKVEAAKEEKSDHEASGELLLNEDGTAGQLLDPDDGGPCGLTVHSAEVAMMLWDRSSVVPEHRWTHSAPGSAGAAESVASDAAIDLESDCKAPSEGGSGGRPFLSGSGESPPELRRIGSFPYDTNPDLGASWTNQGLPHRSAPSDPSPLLDPQELSRFCRDGRRFVCSFCGKRFTSSRSLETHVRVHTGERPYSCAQCGKRFTQSGHLKTHQSVHTGERPFACRHCGKRFAGKQNLRIHEQKHHAAA, from the exons ATGACGGGCTACAACGCGTTTCACGCCCATCTGACGTCCATCATGGAGGCGCTGACCAGCGCGGCGGTGTCAGAGATCTGCGAGCTGGTGGAGGACAGCTACGCGGTGCTGCGGGTGGAGCTCCGCCGCAGCACCGCGGACAACGCGGCGCTGCGGCGGAAGCTGCAGCAGATGGAGAGCGCCGCGGCCCGGGACCACCGGCGACAGCTCGGCGGGCTGCGGGCACCGGGCGGCGGGGACCTCCCTCCCG agCGCCGGGGGGCCGAACCTATGAAAGTAAACCTCCAAAGAGGTGGAAGAGCCCCCAGGCTGGAGGTCACAGCTCAGTTGACCTCTGCACCCAAAGAGGTGGGTCTTATCAAacatcttcctctctgcttcaACTGTTCTACCCTTAGTAACATCGTCTATGGTCGAGCAAGGAGGACCGAAAG GCTGAGCACCTACTTCTCCttggccttcttcttctcctccaggtggCGGTGCATTTCCAGGCGGGACTCGGGCGTGAATGCGCACGGCGTGTGCCAGAACTCCTTCTCCaaccgctcctcctcctccgggtcgCTGG GTCCCGACATGACGGGCTACAACGCGTTTCACGCCCATCTGACGTCCATCATGGAGGCGCTGACCAGCGCGGCGGTGTCAGAGATCTGCGAGCTGGTGGAGGACAGCTACGCGGTGCTGCGGGTGGAGCTCCGCCGCAGCGCCGCGGACAACGCGGCGCTGCGGCGGAAGCTGCAGCAGATGGAGAGCGCCGCGGCCCGGGACCACCGGCGACAGCTCGGCGGGCTGCGGGCACCGGGCGGCGGGGACCTCCCTCCCG agCGCCGGGGGGCCGAACCTATGAAAGTAAACCTCCAAAGAGGTGGAAGAGCCCCCAGGCTGGAGGTCACAGCTCAGTTGACCTCTGCACCCAAAGAG GGTTCTCCCTCAGGAGCCACAGAGAAGCCCGAGGACCAGGATGTAGTTTTGATCAAGGTGGAGGCGGCCAAAGAGGAGAAGAGCGACCACGAGGCGTCGGGCGAACTGCTGCTCAACGAGGACG GCACCGCGGGGCAGCTGTTGGACCCTGATGACGGAGGACCCTGCGGATTGACGGTGCACTCGGCGGAGGTCGCCATGATGCTGTGGGACCGGAGCAGCGTCGTCCCAGAACACCGGTGGACCCACAGTGCACCGGGGTCTGCGGGCGCCGCAGAGAGCGTCGCCTCGGACGCGGCGATCGACTTGGAGTCGGACTGCAAGGCTCCGTctgagggggggtcggggggtcggCCCTTCCTGTCTGGGTCCGGGGAAAGCCCCCCCGAGCTGAGACGGATCGGCAGCTTCCCCTACGACACGAACCCTGACCTCGGCGCCTCGTGGACCAATCAGGGCCTCCCTCACCGCTCGGCGCCGTCGGACCCGAGCCCCCTTCTGGACCCGCAGGAGCTGAGCCGGTTCTGCAGGGACGGCCGGCGCTTCGTCTGCAGCTTCTGCGGGAAACGCTTCACCTCGTCCCGCAGCCTGGAGACGCACGTGCGCGTGCACACGGGCGAGCGCCCGTACAGCTGCGCCCAGTGCGGGAAGCGCTTCACGCAGTCGGGTCACCTGAAGACGCACCAGAGCGTGCACACCGGGGAGCGGCCCTTCGCCTGCCGGCACTGCGGGAAGAGGTTCGCCGGAAAGCAGAACCTGAGGATCCATGAGCAGAAGCACCACGCGGCGGCGTAG
- the LOC119209036 gene encoding protein glass-like, giving the protein MAALGSRALREQLAVIMGALTTAAVAEICDVVDEGFAVLRMEISRSHQENEDLKKKLHLIQSIVVRGSGGAEAAAAAARDPEDAPVAVGEKRAETPRRQRDGEGGDAAASSAGDGGGVLMVPKELPDVVLIKDEDSDSNDAFEEDDQTAAEGEGAASGTKRRWPGPEEADRKSSGGPPAEKKTVYSLDSPPSEPGFSGRLGAGEAEAGEPEYAGLPTYFGGGSLAAGPTDGEPDLGPTWTKQPKGHAAFSHFHPSEDPDGDAFGLKMVSVTGSIPADCRLSEGSGSAFEYEDGDALGFAHYRDPAGGAQLCGGRGKRYVCPVCSKTYATSQNLEVHMRIHTGERPFCCSQCGKRFTQSAHLKSHLSVHSGERPHTCALCSRSFIVKYSLKLHMRKCHVRAPPD; this is encoded by the exons ATGGCCGCGTTAGGCAGCAGGGCCCTGCGGGAGCAGCTCGCCGTCATCATGGGCGCCCTGACCACGGCGGCCGTGGCGGAGATCTGCGACGTGGTGGACGAAGGCTTCGCGGTGCTGCGGATGGAGATCAGCCGCAGCCACCAGGAGAACgaggacctgaagaagaagctgcacCTCATCCAGTCCATCGTGGTCcgcggcagcggcggcgcggaggcggcggcggcggcggcgcgggaCCCGGAGGACGCGCCGGTCGCGGTCGGCGAGAAGCGGGCGGAGACGCCGCGGCGGCAGCGGGACGGCGAGGGGGGAGACGCCGCCGCTTCCAGCGCcggagacggagggggggtCCTGATGGTGCCCAAGGAG CTTCCAGACGTGGTGTTGATCAAAGACGAAGACTCCGACAGCAACGACGCCTTTGAGGAAG ATGACCAAACGGCGGCCGAGGGAGAGGGCGCCGCGTCGGGCACCAAGAgacgctggccggggcccgaggAGGCCGACAGGAAGTCTTCCGGCGGGCCGCCGGCAGAGAAGAAGACCGTCTACAGTCTGGACTCTCCTCCCAGCGAGCCGGGTTTCTCCGGACGCCTCGGCGCCGGCGAGGCGGAGGCCGGCGAGCCGGAATACGCCGGCCTGCCGACGTACTTCGGCGGCGGCTCCCTGGCCGCGGGTCCGACCGACGGGGAGCCGGACCTCGGCCCGACGTGGACCAAGCAGCCCAAGGGCCACGCCGCCTTCTCCCACTTCCACCCGAGCGAGGACCCGGACGGCGACGCCTTCGGCCTCAAGATGGTCAGCGTGACGGGCTCCATCCCCGCCGACTGCCGGCTGTCGGAGGGCAGCGGCTCGGCCTTCGAGTACGAGGACGGCGACGCGCTGGGCTTCGCCCACTACAGGGACCCGGCGGGCGGAGCCCAGCTCTGCGGCGGCCGGGGGAAGCGCTACGTGTGCCCCGTGTGCTCCAAGACCTACGCCACCTCCCAGAACCTGGAGGTGCACATGCGCATCCACACGGGCGAGAGGCCCTTCTGCTGCAGCCAGTGCGGGAAGAGGTTCACGCAGTCGGCGCACCTGAAGTCGCACCTGAGCGTCCACTCGGGCGAGCGGCCGCACACCTGCGCGCTGTGCAGCCGCAGCTTCATCGTCAAGTACAGCCTCAAGCTGCACATGAGGAAGTGTCACGTCCGGGCCCCCCCCGACTGA
- the LOC134105117 gene encoding dynein axonemal assembly factor 11-like gives MVYITEELVRQRAEHNEGQIFSLEEVSLHQQDIERMEHIDRWCRDLRILYLQSNLISRIENVGRLKKLQYLNLALNNIEVIENLEGCESLQKLDLTVNFVGCLSSVESLQHNVLLTELFLTGNPCSQFEGYRHYVVAALPQLQWLDGTEISRTERLRASQRLEEVRRRVREQEEEHLRRRAKEKEEEMRKKGGEEKKPGSDGRWYTDIKAPAPEENQEENQETEENPAPSDPEEEERLEKEFWHTPCAFTPESRLEMHRHLEEKKKAKEKQTQKKTAAPPRTLITAEGRVLNINEPKLDFSLSEDEENNSIVLTLQVYRHMDTSLMDVDVQPTYVRVKVKGKVGLVIQSMSCLIHVCSSIYTCVSHMWV, from the exons ATGGTTTACA TCACAGAGGAGCTGGTCCGCCAGCGGGCCGAGCACAACGAGGGCCAGATCTTCTCCCTGGAGGAGGTTTCTCTGCACCAGCAGGACATCGAGAGGATGGAGCACATCGACAGGTGGTGCAGAGACCTGAGGATCCTCTACCTGCAGAGCAACCTCATCTCCAGGATCG AGAACGTCGGCCGCCTGAAGAAGCTGCAGTATTTGAACCTGGCCTTGAACAACATTGAAGTCATTGAAAACCTTGAAG GCTGCGAGAGCCTGCAGAAGTTGGACCTGACGGTGAACTTCGTGGGCTGCCTGAGCAGCGTTGAGTCCCTGCAGCACAACGTGCTCCTCACAGAGCTCTTCCTGACGGGGAACCCCTGCTCTCAGTTTGAGGGCTACCGGCACTACGTGGTGGCCGCGCTGCCTCAGCTGCAG TGGCTGGACGGGACGGAGATCAGCCGGACGGAACGGCTTCGGGCCTCTCAGCggctggaggaggtgaggaggcgagtgagggagcaggaggaggagcacttGAGGAGGAGagccaaggagaaggaggaggagatgaggaagaaaGGAGGCGAGGAGAAGAAGCCGGGCTCCGACGGCCGCTGGTACACCGACATCAAGGC GCCAGCGCCTGAGGAGAACCAGGAGGAGAaccaggagacagaggagaaccCGGCACCCAGcgacccggaggaggaggagcggttGGAGAAGGAGTTCTGGCACACGCCGTGCGCATTCACGCCCGAGTCCCGCCTGGAAATGCACCGccacctggaggagaagaagaaggccaaGGAGAA GCAGACACAGAAGAAGACGGCGGCCCCCCCTCGGACGCTGATCACCGCTGAAGGACGAGTCCTAAACATCAACGAGCCGAA ACTGGACTTCAGTCTCTCTGAGGATGAAGAAAACAACTCCATCGTGTTGACCCTGCAAGTCTACAG acacatgGACACCTCCCTGATGGACGTAGATGTCCAGCCAACCTACGTCAGAGTCAAAGTCAAGGGAAAGGTAGGCCTAGTGATTCAGAGCATGTCCTGTTTGATACATGTATGCTCCTCTATCTACACATGTGTATCTCACATGTGGGTTTAG